From Coffea arabica cultivar ET-39 chromosome 2e, Coffea Arabica ET-39 HiFi, whole genome shotgun sequence, the proteins below share one genomic window:
- the LOC140036333 gene encoding protein ANTI-SILENCING 1-like — protein MPNFLELKEEEALEFSWGHKRCLGGTYNGVQFYDSFTYDGIEYSLYDCVYMWADDQREPYIGKLVKIWETASHKKKVKVVWFFRPIEIAHWLGDIKPLKTEIFLATGEGKGLFNLNPLEAISGKCKVVCVSKDPRNAQPTEDDLRNADYIFYRTFDVGSCKVSTAFADQVAGIEVKHYFNSRKVQKSILDTENVANFPVKDGTPARVKMKFSDTSASTDVPEIQAQKRRKVEGSLGYKEKLDVKDPFGKNISMSKGVNTNDKASKDPHQLGQNKGMKSDSQVMEVTSRLDTDSSKWFKIQSWDDRMNAAHEKGTLVLFENLDPSYTSTEVEDIVFHVFNQQVSAKMIQHSPFSRPNYGQAFVIFKTRDAADVVISQLKRRCLMLGDRRPVVGCRAKPTDPRNPPKFFGHISIPKLRLQKQHEDMRNAVSTPHYSQSNTVEFDMAMEWCSLYGRSKLWWEALHQEQAKETEALRNEIKIHCDDPTSPKGEPKGIGGPPA, from the exons ATGCCGAACTTTCTGGAGTTAAAAGAGGAAGAGGCTCTTGAATTTAGTTGGGGTCACAAAAGGTGTCTTGGTGGCACTTACAATGGTGTCCAGTTTTATGATTCATTCACTTATGATGGCATCGAGTACTCTCTTTATGATTGTGTCTACATGTGGGCTGATGATCAACGTGAACCTTACATTGGTAAGCTTGTTAAAATATGGGAGACGGCAAGCCACAAAAAGAAAGTGAAAGTTGTGTGGTTTTTCCGTCCCATTGAGATAGCACATTGGTTAGGAGATATCAAGCCACTCAAGACTGAGATATTCTTAGCTACTGGGGAGGGAAAAGGCCTTTTCAATCTCAATCCTTTG GAAGCAATTTCTGGGAAGTGCAAAGTTGTTTGTGTGTCAAAAGACCCAAGAAATGCTCAACCAACGGAAGACGATTTGAGGAATGCTGATTACATATTTTACCGTACTTTCGACGTGGGAAGCTGCAAGGTGTCGACTGCTTTTGCTGACCAAGTTGCTGGCATTGAAG TGAAGCATTACTTCAATTCAAGAAAGGTTCAAAAGTCAATCCTTGATACTGAAAACGTAGCAAATTTTCCTGTGAAGGATGGGACACCTGCTAGAGTTAAAATGAAGTTTTCAGATACTTCTGCATCTACTGATGTGCCTGAGATTCAGGCACAGAAGAGGAGGAAAGTTGAAGGCTCTTTAG GGTACAAGGAAAAATTGGATGTCAAGGATCCTTTCGGGAAGAATATAAGTATGTCGAAAGGAGTTAATACCAATGACAAAGCTAGCAAGGACCCTCACCAACTTGGACAAAACAAAGGCATGAAGAGCGATAGCCAAGTTATGGAAGTAACAAGCAGGCTGGATACG GATTCAAGCAAATGGTTCAAGATCCAA TCTTGGGATGACAGAATGAATGCAGCTCATGAGAAGGGCACACTTGTCTTATTTGAGAATCTGGACCCATCCTATACGTCCACAGAAGTCGAG GATATTGTGTTTCATGTATTCAACCAACAAGTTAGTGCAAAGATGATACAACACAGCCCATTTTCCAGACCAAATTATG GACAAGCATTTGTCATATTCAAAACAAGAGATGCTGCAGATGTTGTCATCTCTCAGCTAAAAAGGAGATGTCTTATGTTGGGTGATCGAAG ACCTGTTGTGGGTTGTCGAGCAAAACCGACAGATCCTCGTAATCCACCAAAGTTTTTTGGCCATATTTCTATTCCCAAACTTCGGCTACAGAAGCAGCATGAAGATATG AGAAATGCAGTTTCAACACCACATTACTCTCAGAGCAATACCGTTGAATTTGATATGGCCATGGAATGGTGTTCACTCTATGGACGATCAAAACTATGGTGGGAAGCTTTGCATCAG GAACAAGCAAAGGAGACTGAAGCTCTAAGAAACGAGATCAAGATtcattgtgacgaccccacttctcccaagggcgaacccaagggtatcggcgggccgcctgcctag